Proteins from a genomic interval of Streptomyces sp. NBC_01445:
- a CDS encoding 2OG-Fe(II) oxygenase — protein MLDTTRLTGPVADRVAHEEWGALADELNTYGNAPTGRLLTPEECRRIADLYDDAERFRTTVDMARHRFGSGQYRYFTHVLPDVVRELREAFYPRLLPIARDWAEKLGRPAPWPDSLDEWIEMCHTAGQDRSAQILLRYGPGDWNALHRDVFGDMLFPLQVVVGLDAPGTDFTGGEFLMTEQRARAQSRGSSTTLLQGHGLIFTTRDRPVASKRGWSNAPMRHGVSTVRTGQRHTLGLVFHDAA, from the coding sequence ATGCTGGACACCACCCGCCTGACAGGCCCGGTCGCGGACCGCGTCGCTCACGAGGAGTGGGGCGCCCTGGCCGACGAGCTCAACACCTACGGAAACGCCCCGACGGGCCGGCTCCTCACACCCGAAGAGTGCCGTCGGATCGCGGACCTCTACGACGACGCCGAACGCTTCCGCACCACCGTCGACATGGCCCGCCATCGTTTCGGCTCCGGGCAGTACCGCTACTTCACACATGTACTGCCGGACGTCGTACGCGAGTTGCGGGAGGCGTTCTATCCGCGGCTGCTGCCCATCGCCCGGGACTGGGCCGAGAAGCTCGGCAGACCCGCGCCCTGGCCCGACTCACTCGACGAGTGGATCGAGATGTGCCACACGGCCGGGCAGGACCGCTCGGCGCAGATTCTGCTGCGGTACGGGCCCGGTGACTGGAATGCGCTGCACCGCGACGTGTTCGGCGACATGCTCTTCCCGCTCCAGGTCGTCGTCGGCCTCGACGCACCGGGAACCGACTTCACCGGTGGCGAGTTCCTGATGACCGAACAGCGCGCCCGCGCACAGTCGAGGGGATCGTCCACCACCCTGCTCCAGGGCCACGGGCTGATCTTCACCACCCGCGACCGGCCCGTCGCCTCGAAGCGCGGCTGGTCCAACGCCCCCATGCGGCACGGCGTGAGTACCGTGCGCACCGGGCAGCGGCACACCCTCGGGCTCGTCTTCCACGACGCGGCATGA
- a CDS encoding 2OG-Fe(II) oxygenase: protein MNQPHQRTPAPDTLFSDHAPAAGAPPRIPYDPTVPALGELNWADLYGQLNDAGVAVTPPLLSRTQCQEIIDTFGEPALFRSTVVMQRYQFGRGTYKYYADPTDVPLVQTLRERLYPPMAWMANQWAPQLGERTFPGTLDELIDECADNGQKRPTPLILQYGQGDYACLHQDIYGDIVFPLQIAVMLNQPGEDFTGGENVFVEQRPRFQSRAMVVKPQLGQGMIFPVRHRPVRGKNGFRRHPMRHGTNAVESGHRNALGLIFHNAR, encoded by the coding sequence TTGAACCAGCCGCACCAGCGCACCCCCGCCCCGGACACACTCTTCAGCGACCACGCACCGGCCGCCGGCGCGCCACCCCGCATCCCGTACGACCCAACCGTCCCGGCACTCGGCGAACTCAACTGGGCTGATCTGTATGGCCAGTTGAACGATGCGGGCGTCGCCGTCACCCCACCTCTCCTGTCCCGCACACAGTGCCAGGAGATCATCGACACGTTCGGGGAACCCGCCCTGTTCCGGTCCACCGTGGTCATGCAGCGATACCAGTTCGGCCGGGGCACCTACAAGTACTACGCCGACCCCACCGACGTACCGCTCGTCCAGACCCTCCGCGAGCGGCTCTACCCGCCGATGGCGTGGATGGCCAACCAGTGGGCGCCTCAGCTCGGCGAGCGGACCTTCCCCGGCACGCTGGACGAGCTGATCGACGAGTGCGCGGACAACGGGCAGAAGCGGCCGACCCCGCTGATCCTCCAGTACGGCCAGGGCGACTACGCCTGCCTTCACCAGGACATCTACGGCGACATCGTCTTCCCGCTGCAGATCGCCGTCATGCTCAATCAGCCCGGCGAGGACTTCACGGGCGGCGAGAACGTGTTCGTCGAGCAGCGCCCGCGCTTCCAGTCCCGCGCCATGGTGGTCAAGCCGCAGCTCGGCCAGGGAATGATCTTCCCGGTCCGGCACCGCCCGGTCCGCGGCAAGAACGGCTTCCGCCGGCACCCCATGCGGCACGGCACGAACGCCGTCGAGTCCGGACACCGCAACGCCCTCGGCCTCATCTTCCACAACGCCCGCTGA
- a CDS encoding MarR family winged helix-turn-helix transcriptional regulator, whose protein sequence is MPGQRSITEAEKLAEAKLGGMPVRHEQMAVVANIYRAASAVRQHLENSVLRESDLTWTAFVVLWVIWVWGESETRHVAEEAGISKGTLTGVSRTLEARGLVRRAGHPNDGRLVLLSLTDEGEELMRRVFPKFNEEEAFVAGQLSDEECRSIADGLRRVVLQVEEHGEERRLDLLDGAEPAPRRSGRRPKA, encoded by the coding sequence GTGCCAGGCCAACGATCCATCACCGAAGCCGAGAAGCTGGCGGAGGCGAAGCTCGGTGGAATGCCGGTCCGCCATGAACAGATGGCGGTGGTTGCCAACATCTACCGTGCCGCCTCGGCCGTCCGTCAGCACCTGGAGAACTCGGTCCTGCGCGAGTCCGACCTCACCTGGACCGCATTCGTGGTGCTCTGGGTGATCTGGGTCTGGGGCGAGTCGGAGACCCGCCATGTGGCTGAGGAGGCCGGTATCTCCAAAGGCACGCTCACCGGGGTCTCCCGCACGCTCGAGGCGCGGGGCCTGGTCCGGCGTGCCGGGCACCCGAACGACGGCAGGCTCGTGCTGCTCAGCCTCACGGACGAGGGCGAGGAGCTGATGCGACGGGTGTTCCCGAAGTTCAACGAGGAAGAGGCCTTCGTCGCCGGGCAGCTCAGCGACGAGGAGTGCCGCAGCATCGCGGACGGGCTGCGCAGGGTGGTGCTCCAGGTCGAGGAGCACGGCGAGGAGCGCCGGCTCGACCTTCTGGACGGCGCCGAGCCCGCCCCCCGCCGCAGCGGGCGCCGCCCCAAGGCCTGA
- a CDS encoding maleylpyruvate isomerase N-terminal domain-containing protein, with translation MDLFSRSWTALRTAVAEVPDEDYERPSGCTGWLVRDLVCHLVIGAQDVLITLVTPAESEPTVDAVTYWGIVEPPTGEDPLDALIPRLAAAYGEPRWLKFHLDDVGSAAGRAAQLADPAARVSTRDEVLTVGDFLSAYVLEWTLHHLDLIAHLPSAAQPPAEALAAVRATLEKISGTPFPASFSDTDALLVGTGRRTPTDEEKAALGDFAERLPLVIG, from the coding sequence GTGGATCTCTTCTCACGTTCCTGGACGGCATTGCGCACCGCCGTCGCCGAAGTCCCGGACGAGGACTACGAGCGGCCCTCCGGCTGTACGGGCTGGCTTGTGCGGGACCTCGTGTGCCACCTGGTCATCGGCGCCCAGGACGTCCTGATCACCCTGGTCACGCCGGCGGAATCCGAACCGACCGTGGACGCCGTCACCTACTGGGGCATCGTCGAACCCCCGACCGGCGAGGACCCGCTCGACGCGCTGATCCCCCGGCTGGCCGCCGCTTACGGCGAGCCGAGGTGGCTCAAGTTCCACCTCGACGACGTCGGGTCCGCGGCGGGCCGCGCCGCCCAGCTCGCCGATCCCGCCGCCCGCGTCAGCACCCGCGACGAGGTGCTGACCGTCGGCGACTTCCTGTCCGCGTACGTCCTCGAATGGACCTTGCATCACCTCGACCTGATCGCCCACCTGCCGTCGGCCGCGCAGCCTCCCGCCGAGGCCCTCGCGGCGGTTCGCGCGACGCTGGAGAAGATCTCCGGGACCCCGTTCCCCGCCTCGTTCTCCGACACGGACGCGCTCCTGGTCGGCACCGGACGTCGCACACCGACCGACGAGGAGAAGGCCGCGCTGGGCGACTTCGCCGAGAGGCTCCCGCTCGTCATCGGCTGA
- a CDS encoding methylated-DNA--[protein]-cysteine S-methyltransferase yields the protein MTVYTTLDSPLGELLLVGEESATAKGGTALAALTVPGQKNGAVVKDDWAEDADAFTEITAQLRAYFDGRLTHFDIEYTGSGSEFQQRVWKALEAIPYGSTLTYGDVAARIGASKAAVRAVGTAIGANPLLVVRPCHRVIGANGTLTGYAGGLERKRQLLDLEGLRQTA from the coding sequence ATGACCGTCTACACGACGCTCGACAGCCCGCTGGGTGAACTGCTGCTCGTGGGCGAGGAGTCGGCCACCGCAAAGGGCGGCACCGCACTTGCCGCGCTGACCGTACCGGGCCAGAAGAACGGCGCCGTCGTCAAGGACGACTGGGCCGAGGACGCGGACGCGTTCACCGAGATCACCGCGCAACTGCGCGCCTACTTCGACGGCAGGCTCACGCACTTCGACATCGAGTACACCGGCAGCGGCTCGGAGTTCCAGCAGCGGGTGTGGAAGGCGCTGGAAGCCATCCCCTACGGCAGCACCCTGACCTACGGCGACGTCGCCGCGCGCATCGGCGCCTCGAAGGCCGCCGTCCGCGCCGTGGGTACGGCGATCGGCGCGAACCCGCTGCTCGTCGTACGCCCCTGCCACCGTGTGATCGGCGCCAACGGCACCCTCACCGGATACGCGGGTGGACTTGAGCGCAAGCGGCAGCTTCTGGACCTGGAGGGCCTGCGGCAGACCGCATGA
- a CDS encoding gamma-glutamyl-gamma-aminobutyrate hydrolase family protein — translation MTARPLIAVPARFATSTSALRYAAEVNARALIEAVWNAGGEPVTVHPHAPGGTADPGEVAARLARFDGLLLPGGGDIAPHRYGVAAAHASVYDVDDTQDAFDLELARQALDAAIPLLAICRGLQVVNTALGGTLHQDMGGPEREHRHIVHPVAIERLSLLEQATGTEKVDASCYHHQRVDRLGSGLSVTARAVDGTVEALELPEARGWFTAVQWHPEDTAHEDGAQQGIFDALVRAARAHD, via the coding sequence GTGACGGCCCGGCCCCTCATCGCCGTACCGGCCCGCTTCGCCACCTCCACCTCAGCACTTCGATACGCCGCAGAGGTCAACGCCCGCGCCTTGATCGAGGCGGTCTGGAACGCCGGCGGGGAACCGGTCACTGTCCATCCGCACGCACCGGGCGGCACCGCCGACCCCGGCGAGGTGGCCGCCCGGCTGGCCCGCTTCGACGGCCTGCTCCTGCCCGGCGGCGGCGACATCGCACCGCACCGCTACGGAGTCGCCGCGGCACACGCCAGCGTCTACGACGTCGACGACACCCAGGACGCCTTCGACCTCGAACTCGCCCGCCAGGCCCTCGACGCCGCGATACCGCTACTGGCGATCTGCCGGGGACTCCAGGTGGTCAACACCGCTCTCGGCGGCACGCTGCACCAGGACATGGGCGGTCCCGAACGCGAGCACCGGCACATCGTGCACCCGGTGGCGATCGAGCGCCTCTCGCTTCTCGAACAGGCCACCGGGACCGAGAAGGTGGACGCGTCCTGCTACCACCACCAGCGGGTGGACCGGCTCGGCTCCGGACTCAGTGTCACCGCCCGCGCCGTCGATGGAACGGTGGAGGCGCTCGAACTCCCGGAAGCGCGCGGCTGGTTCACTGCCGTGCAGTGGCATCCGGAGGACACGGCACACGAGGACGGCGCACAGCAGGGCATCTTCGATGCCCTGGTCCGGGCCGCGCGCGCTCACGACTGA
- a CDS encoding aldehyde dehydrogenase, with protein MLELTHDEWLSRAKELDLSGFHHIDGSDEPGGGATYAAVSPRDGQVLAQVADGGAAEVDAAVAAARRAFDAGPWPRLAPADRGRALLRLADLLEERRDRLALTVSLEMGKPITDAYDIELRAAVNTFRFYGQLADKLTDESPHTAPDALALVTREPAGVVGAVVPWNFPLTIASWKVAPALAAGCTVVLKPSENSPLSALQLGRLATEAGLPPGVLNVVTGDGPTAGRAIGLHPDVDVLAFTGSTAVGRHFLHYAADSNLKRVWLELGGKSPNIILPDAPDLEKAAATAAWGIFFNQGEMCTAPSRLLVHASVAERVTEAIVRRAGELRVGDPLDPATEMGALVGEAHLGRVLDHIDTGTSEGARLRTGGTRTLADTGGSFLQPTVFDEVNPGMRLAREEIFGPVLSVLTFHDLDEAVALANATEYGLAAGLWTSDLSTAHQVSRALKAGTVWVNCYEEGDLTVPFGGMKQSGNGRDKSAHALEKYTELKTTWIQL; from the coding sequence ATGCTGGAACTCACCCACGACGAGTGGCTGAGCCGCGCCAAGGAGCTGGACCTGTCCGGCTTCCACCACATCGACGGCTCCGACGAACCGGGCGGCGGCGCAACCTACGCGGCCGTGTCACCCCGTGACGGACAGGTTCTCGCGCAGGTCGCGGACGGTGGCGCGGCCGAGGTCGACGCCGCGGTGGCCGCCGCACGCCGCGCCTTCGACGCCGGCCCGTGGCCCCGCCTCGCCCCCGCCGACCGCGGCCGCGCACTGCTCCGCCTCGCCGACCTCCTGGAGGAACGGCGCGACCGCCTCGCCCTCACCGTGAGCCTGGAGATGGGCAAACCCATCACGGACGCGTACGACATCGAATTGCGTGCCGCCGTCAACACCTTCCGCTTTTACGGGCAGTTGGCCGACAAGCTCACCGACGAGTCCCCGCACACCGCGCCCGACGCGCTCGCCCTCGTCACCCGCGAGCCGGCCGGAGTCGTCGGCGCGGTCGTCCCGTGGAACTTTCCTCTGACCATTGCCTCCTGGAAGGTCGCCCCGGCGCTCGCGGCCGGCTGTACCGTCGTCCTCAAGCCGTCCGAGAACTCGCCCCTGTCGGCGCTGCAACTGGGGCGGCTGGCCACCGAGGCGGGCCTGCCCCCCGGCGTCCTGAACGTCGTCACCGGCGACGGCCCCACCGCCGGGCGTGCCATCGGACTGCACCCGGACGTCGACGTCCTCGCCTTCACGGGGTCGACGGCCGTCGGACGGCACTTCCTGCACTACGCCGCGGACTCCAACCTCAAGCGGGTCTGGCTCGAACTGGGCGGCAAGTCGCCCAACATCATCCTGCCCGACGCCCCCGACCTGGAGAAGGCGGCCGCGACCGCCGCCTGGGGCATCTTCTTCAACCAGGGCGAGATGTGCACCGCCCCCTCCCGTCTCCTCGTCCACGCCTCCGTCGCCGAACGTGTCACCGAGGCGATCGTGCGACGGGCCGGCGAACTGCGTGTCGGCGACCCCCTCGACCCCGCCACCGAGATGGGCGCCCTGGTCGGCGAGGCCCACCTCGGCCGCGTACTCGACCACATCGACACGGGCACGAGCGAGGGCGCCAGGCTGCGCACCGGCGGCACCCGCACCCTGGCCGACACCGGCGGCAGCTTCCTGCAGCCCACCGTCTTCGACGAGGTGAACCCGGGGATGCGGCTCGCCCGGGAGGAGATCTTCGGCCCCGTCCTGTCGGTGCTCACCTTCCACGATCTCGACGAGGCCGTCGCGCTGGCCAACGCCACCGAGTACGGGCTCGCCGCCGGACTGTGGACCTCCGACCTGTCCACCGCTCACCAGGTCTCCCGCGCTCTCAAGGCCGGAACGGTGTGGGTCAACTGCTACGAGGAGGGCGATCTCACCGTGCCCTTCGGCGGCATGAAGCAATCGGGCAACGGCCGGGACAAGTCCGCCCACGCGCTCGAGAAGTACACCGAACTCAAGACCACCTGGATCCAGCTGTGA
- a CDS encoding APC family permease: MDSQTVTRQQTVQDPPTAGKLKSNALGVVGILFFVLSAQAPLTGIAGALPISVGLGNGAGAPAGYAVAGAVIFLFSVGFVAMGRHVVDAGAFYTYIGRGLGRTTGTGSAGVALFAYCTIQAAMYGLYGSIVSGLVAQYTGLDAPWWVWAVVTMVIVQVLGAAGIEMGAKVLAVFVIAEFSILLVFALVTLVKGGGPEGLGLAESFSPKAALQGAPGVALMFAVASMFGFEATAIYGEEAREPKKTVPRATYLSVAVVTGFFAFTSWMLVSAYGASHATAAAGKALAGGDGVVFVLSPVADLFGGWAGDVLPVLLATSLFAGILAFHNSANRYLFSLGREGVLPRRLCTLNRRHSPWAAGTVQTALALLLVVPFALLGKDPVLSLFSWFSGVAVLAMMLLYFLTSVSVIVFFRRERLDTRPWNTLIAPALGALGIGGAIWVILANFTTLIGGSAETATWLVLSVPAVLVLSAVAARAVRARAATA; the protein is encoded by the coding sequence GTGGACAGTCAGACGGTCACAAGGCAACAGACCGTGCAGGACCCGCCCACAGCAGGCAAGCTCAAGTCCAACGCCCTCGGCGTCGTGGGCATCCTCTTCTTCGTCCTCTCCGCGCAGGCGCCGCTGACCGGCATCGCAGGCGCGCTCCCCATCTCCGTCGGCCTCGGCAACGGCGCGGGTGCCCCGGCCGGATACGCCGTGGCCGGTGCGGTGATCTTCCTCTTCTCGGTCGGCTTCGTCGCCATGGGTCGCCATGTCGTGGACGCCGGCGCCTTCTACACGTACATAGGCAGGGGCCTCGGCCGGACCACGGGCACCGGCAGCGCCGGTGTCGCACTCTTCGCCTACTGCACGATCCAGGCCGCCATGTACGGGCTCTACGGGTCCATCGTGAGCGGGCTTGTGGCGCAGTACACGGGCCTCGACGCGCCCTGGTGGGTCTGGGCCGTGGTCACGATGGTGATCGTCCAGGTGCTCGGCGCCGCCGGCATCGAGATGGGCGCCAAGGTGCTCGCGGTCTTCGTTATCGCCGAGTTCAGCATCCTGCTCGTCTTCGCGCTGGTCACCCTGGTCAAGGGCGGCGGCCCGGAAGGACTCGGCCTCGCCGAGAGCTTCTCGCCGAAGGCCGCGCTGCAAGGGGCACCGGGGGTGGCGCTGATGTTCGCGGTGGCGTCGATGTTCGGCTTCGAGGCGACCGCGATCTACGGAGAGGAGGCGCGTGAGCCCAAGAAGACCGTTCCGCGCGCCACTTACCTGTCCGTCGCCGTCGTCACCGGCTTCTTCGCCTTCACCTCCTGGATGCTCGTCTCCGCCTACGGGGCCTCGCACGCCACCGCGGCCGCGGGCAAGGCGCTGGCGGGCGGCGACGGCGTGGTGTTCGTCCTCTCGCCCGTCGCGGACCTGTTCGGCGGCTGGGCGGGCGACGTCCTGCCGGTCCTGCTCGCCACCTCGCTCTTCGCCGGCATCCTCGCCTTCCACAACTCCGCCAACCGCTACCTGTTCTCGCTCGGCCGCGAAGGGGTGCTCCCGCGCAGACTCTGTACGCTCAACCGGCGCCACTCGCCCTGGGCCGCCGGCACCGTGCAGACCGCGCTCGCGCTGCTCCTTGTCGTGCCCTTCGCGCTGCTCGGCAAGGACCCCGTGCTGAGCCTCTTCTCCTGGTTCAGCGGGGTGGCCGTCCTCGCGATGATGCTGCTGTACTTCCTGACGTCGGTCTCCGTGATCGTCTTCTTCCGCAGGGAACGCCTCGACACCCGCCCCTGGAACACGCTGATCGCGCCGGCCCTGGGCGCGCTCGGAATCGGGGGCGCGATCTGGGTGATCCTGGCCAACTTCACGACGCTCATCGGCGGTTCGGCCGAGACGGCGACCTGGCTCGTGCTGAGCGTCCCGGCCGTCCTCGTGCTGAGCGCCGTCGCGGCCCGGGCGGTTCGTGCGCGGGCCGCGACGGCCTGA